A window of the Osmia lignaria lignaria isolate PbOS001 chromosome 2, iyOsmLign1, whole genome shotgun sequence genome harbors these coding sequences:
- the Snx17 gene encoding sorting nexin 17, with translation MHFSIPDTQEFIDTAGNTYVGYNIHINGLFHCTVRYKQLHSLHEQLTKDLNISLPSFPPKKFFPLTTNQQEERRFSLEKYIQSIGQNAVVNNSGILNGFLLNAQQETVGGPCNDEVMDIFLMNGSKIIVNVSTGDHSSNVLRKVCQHLKLPDQYHSYFALFIVAQDEDNSIYFLRKLQDFESPFITNKHMHVIGSRVVLGRNYWDVGYDVKLMNNSVAMNLLYIQAVAEVQRGWILVTDELKNQLTTLQNYEKKREYVDLVRSLKYYGYIQFAPCLCDYPRSDTKVLVAIGRNELNLRILSDEGKREEMFKVSRMRCWRITTLQNGAERSEENDDFSLELSFEYLVAKNELQWITIISEQAILMSVCLQAMIDELLLKNDGGNKTQEVSQKSWTYVMRDGQSVIMGSSSNESEESKKNHRIKESSRSEPIMKKLADKLSIVKMKKSNDAKSNISNKSQGKYPLEHDVMENNAFRMIGDDDL, from the exons atgCATTTCTCTATACCAGATACACAAGAATTTATTGATACAGCTGGTAATACCTATGTG ggTTACAATATCCATATAAATGGTTTATTTCATTGTACAGTGAGATATAAACAACTACATAGTCTTCATGAGCAATTGACAAAGGATTTAAATATAAGTCTTCCATCGTTCCcaccaaaaaaattttttcctttAACAACAAATCAACAAGAAGAACGTCGTTTTTCTTTGGAAAAATATATCCAGTCAATTGGACAAAATGCAGTGGTTAATAATTCAGGAATATTAAATGGATTTTTATTGAATGCTCAACAAGAAACTGTAGGAGGACCGTGCAATGATGAAGTTATGGATATTTTTCTCATGAATGGCAGCAAAATAATAGTCAATGTTTCCACAGGAGATCATTCTAGTAATGTTTTAagg aaagtgTGTCAACATCTTAAACTACCAGACCAATATCATTCttattttgcattatttatTGTTGCTCAAGATGAAGACAATAGTATTTATT tCTTGAGAAAATTACAAGATTTTGAATCCCCTTTTATAACAAATAAACACATGCATGTTATAGGAAGTAGAGTTGTACTTGGGAGAAATTACTGGGATGTGGGGTATGATGTTAAACTAATGAATAATTCAGTGGCAATGAATTTGTTATATATACAAGCAGTTGCAGAAGTTCAAAGAGGCTGGATtcttgttacagatgaattgaaaaatcaattaactacattacaaaattatgaaaagaaaagagaa TATGTGGATTTAGTCCGTAGTTTAAAATACTATGGTTATATTCAGTTTGCTCCATGCCTCTGTGACTATCCTCGTTCAGATACAAAAGTATTAGTTGCTATAGGAAGAAACGAATTGAATTTGCGTATATTATCTGATGAAGGAAAACGTGAAGAAATGTTTAAAGTTTCACGAATGCGTTGTTGGCGTATAACTACACTACAAAAT ggAGCTGAAAGAAGTGAAGAAAATGACGATTTTAGCTTAGAGTTATCCTTTGAATATTTAGTAGCTAAAAATGAACTACAGTGGATTACAATTATTTCGGAACAAGCTATTTTAATGTCCGTATGTTTGCAAGCTATGATTGATGAATTATTACTAAAAAATGATGGTGGTAATAAAACTCAG GAAGTATCTCAAAAATCTTGGACGTATGTTATGAGAGATGGACAAAGCGTCATAATGGGATCAAGCTCCAATGAATCTGAAGAAAGTAAAAAG AATCATCGTATCAAAGAATCTTCAAGATCAGAACCAATTATGAAAAAACTTGCAGATAAATTATcaatagtaaaaatgaaaaaatctaaTGATGCTAAAAGTAACATAAGTAACAAATCTCAGGGAAAATATCCATTGGAACATGATGTTATGGAAAACAATGCATTTCGTATGATCGGCGATGATGATTTATAA
- the LOC117607035 gene encoding small ribosomal subunit protein eS10 codes for MLMPKKNRVAIYEYLFKEGVMVAKKDYHAPKHPELESIPNLQVIKAMQSLKSRGYVKEQFAWRHFYWYLTNEGIEYLRGYLHLPPEIVPSTLKRQTRSETTRPRPATGARSEASRPTEDRAGYRRGPGGPAGPGDKKADVGAGTGDVEFRGGFGRGKPQ; via the exons ATGTTGATGCCAAAAAAGAATCGTGTAGCAATCTACGAATATCTCTTTAAAGAAGGAGTTATGGTTGCAAAAAAGGATTACCATGCACCAAAACATCCAGAATTGGAATCTATTCCAAACCTTCAAGTTATCAAAGCAATGCAG TCTTTGAAATCTAGGGGATATGTGAAGGAACAATTTGCTTGGAGACATTTTTATTGGTACTTGACGAACGAAGGCATTGAATATTTGCGCGGATATTTGCATTTACCTCCAGAAATTGTACCATCAACCCTTAAGAGACAAACGAGGTCAGAAACAACAAGGCCGCGACCTGCAACAGGTGCAAGAAGTGAAGCATCTAGGCCCACAGAAGATCGTGCTGGATATAGACGAGGACCTGGAGGACCAGCTGGTCCTGGTGATAAAAAAGCTGATGTTGGTGCAGGTACCGGCGATGTTGAATTCCGCGGTGGTTTCGGCCGTGGTAAACcacaataa